The Streptomyces sp. NBC_01268 genome segment GGTCGGTGATCGAGACGTCCAGCTTGCCGAGCAGGGTGCGCAGGAGGGGCAGGGACAGGCCGATCACGTTGCCGGGGTCGCCGTCGATGCCGTCGATGAAGGGGGCCGAGCGGCCGTCGAGGGTGAACGCGCCCGCCACGTGCAGGGGTTCGCCGCTGGCGACGTAGGCGGCGATCTCGGCGTCGGTCGGGTGACCGAAGCGGACGACGGTGGAGGCGGTGGCCGACTCGTAGCGCTTGGCCGTCGTGTCGTACACGCAGTGGCCCGTCTGGAGGATGCCGACCCGGCCCCGCATCGCCTGCCAGCGGGCGGTGGCCTCCTCGGCGTCGGCCGGCTTGCCGAGCGCCTGCTTGTCCAGCTCCAGGACCGAGTCGCAGCCGATCACGAGCGCGCCGAAGGCCTCGGGGCGGGCGGCGACGTGGGCGGCCTTGGCCTCGGCGAGGGCGAGGGCGAGCTCGGCCGGGGTCGGGGCGTGCGTCTTGTCCTCGTCGACGCCGCTCACGATCACCTCCGGGGCGAGCCCGGCCTGGCGGAGCAGCCCCAGGCGGGCGGGGGAGGCGGAGGCGAGGACGACACGGCGGCGTTCAGCAGTCATGGGGGCAGCGTATCGAGCGCTCTCAGCGCGCGCCGAGCACGAACATGAGCAGCACCATCGCGAGCCCGAGCAGCACGCCGGCGCGGCGCAGCATGG includes the following:
- the mmpB gene encoding morphogenic membrane protein MmpB; the protein is MLWSDPKNEPPKDMRDMQAMLRRAGVLLGLAMVLLMFVLGAR
- a CDS encoding Maf family protein, encoding MTAERRRVVLASASPARLGLLRQAGLAPEVIVSGVDEDKTHAPTPAELALALAEAKAAHVAARPEAFGALVIGCDSVLELDKQALGKPADAEEATARWQAMRGRVGILQTGHCVYDTTAKRYESATASTVVRFGHPTDAEIAAYVASGEPLHVAGAFTLDGRSAPFIDGIDGDPGNVIGLSLPLLRTLLGKLDVSITDLWA